From one Plasmodium knowlesi strain H genome assembly, chromosome: 11 genomic stretch:
- a CDS encoding pyrroline-5-carboxylate reductase, putative translates to MENIRVGFIGLGKMGSALAYGMEKSNFIGKKNIYYHTPLKKDVPFVYLQSNELVAKTCDVIVLAVKPDLAGKVLLEIKECVGSKLLISICGGLNLKTLEEMVGVPAKIVRVMPNTPSLVGQGCLVFCANNNVDATDTQKVIDIFSACGVIQEIKEDHMDIATAISGCGPAYVFLFIESLIDAGVKNGLNRDVSKQLVLQTILGSVHMVKASNQAVQQLKDDVCSPGGITIVGLSTLEKHAFKYTVMDAVESACQKSKSMH, encoded by the exons ATGGAAAACATCCGCGTGG GTTTCATTGGTCTAGGAAAAATGGGCTCGGCGTTAGCCTACGGCATGGAAAAATCCAACTTCAtcgggaagaaaaatatttattaccACACACCACTGAAGAAGGACGTTCCCTTCGTTTACCTCCAATCTAATGAATTG GTTGCCAAGACGTGCGATGTAATTGTGCTAGCCGTGAAACCAGACCTTGCTGGAAAAGTACTGCTGGAAATTAAG GAATGTGTAGGCTCTAAATTGCTAATCTCCATTTGTGGTGGACTGAACTTGAAAACCCTGGAAGAG ATGGTTGGAGTGCCCGCGAAAATTGTGAGAGTCATGCCAAATACCCCATCCCTGGTTGGACAAGGTTGCCTTGTTTTCTGTGCAAATAATAATGTAGACGCAACAGATACACAAAAGGTAATAGATATTTTCAGCGCATGTGGAGTTAtacaagaaataaaagaagaccATATGGATATAGCAACGGCCATATCTGGTTGTGGGCCCGCTTACGTTTTCTTATTTATTGAAAGTTTAATTGATGCGGGGGTTAAGAATGGGCTAAATAGAGATGTATCCAAACAACTGGTTCTGCAAACAATCCTTGGATCCGTTCATATGGTTAAGGCTTCGAATCAGGCCGTCCAGCAACTGAAGGATGATGTATGTTCCCCAGGTGGAATTACCATCGTAGGTTTGTCTACTCTGGAGAAACACGCATTTAAATATACAG TCATGGATGCAGTAGAGAGTGCCTGCCAAAAGTCAAAGTCAATGCACTGA
- a CDS encoding T-complex protein 1 subunit delta, putative — protein MAEVAKNRNTENLNRNEKQSDVRQMNILAAKAVADVTRTSLGPKGMDKMIEDGKGGVIITNDGATILKEMAVAHPTAKMIVELSKAQDVEAGDGTTSVVVMCGSLLNVCKSLLDKNIHCQKISESFFEASLKSEEILRNMSIPIDLNDKNMLIQNAITSLNSKVVSHNSSLLAPIAVDVILKITDINKDRNVDLNNIRIVKKLGGTIEDTEIVDGLIFTSNKISKRAHAIKNLSQAKIGLIQFCLSLPKTDMDNTVVVKDYNSMDRLLREERVIIAKMVKKIASTGCNLLLIQKSILRDAVNDLALDFLSKSKIMVIKDIEREDIEFISKTCNCVPVASLDYFTPDKLGYAENVVTESIGYGEIVKITGVESKNTISVLLRASNNLMLDEAERSLHDALCVVRSLIKEKAILPGGAAPEMELSQKLYQWANTLKGSKQICVKAFSDALELIPYTLAENAGLSPLHIVTELRNKHAEGHKYFGINIRTGTISNMIDENVIQPLLVTSTAIKLATETVMMILKIDDTVICR, from the exons atggctGAAGTTGCAA AAAACAGGAACACGGAGAACTTGAACAGAAATGAAAAGCAAAGCGACGTGAGGCAGATGAACATTTTGGCTGCAAAGGCCGTAGCGGACGTGACCAGGACAAGTTTGGGTCCAAAGGGCATGGACAAAATG ATCGAagatggaaaaggaggagtgATCATCACAAACGATGGAGCGACGATCCTGAAAGAAATGGCAGTAGCCCACCCAACGGCAAAAATGATTGTAGAGTTGAGCAAAGCACAAGACGTAGAGGCAGGAGACGGAACAACTTCCGTAGTGGTCATGTGTGGATCCCTTCTAAATGTGTGCAAATCGTTGCTAGACAAAAATATCCATTGTCAAAAAATTTCGGAAAGTTTTTTCGAGGCATCATTGAAGAGTGAAGAAATATTAAGAAACATGTCCATCCCAATAGACCTGAATGACAAAAATATGTTAATACAGAATGCAATAACATCCTTGAATTCAAAGGTCGTGTCTCATAATTCATCTCTCCTGGCTCCAATAGCTGTAGatgttattttaaaaataacagaTATTAATAAAGACAGGAATGTGGATTTGAACAATATcagaattgtaaaaaaattgggagGTACAATTGAAGATACAGAAATTGTAGATGGGTTGATATTTACAAGTAACAAAATTAGTAAGCGAGCACATGCAATAAAGAATTTATCCCAAGCCAAAATTGGACTTATACAGTTCTGCCTGTCCTTACCAAAAACCGATATGGACAACACAGTGGTGGTTAAGGATTATAACAGCATGGATAGATTACTAAGAGAAGAGAGAGTAATAATTGCCAagatggttaaaaaaattgcttcgACCGGTTGTAACTTGTTGCTAATACAGAAAAGTATTTTGAGAGATGCAGTGAATGATTTAGCTTTGGACTTTTTATCCAAGTCGAAAATTATGGTTATAAAAGACATCGAAAGGGAGGACATTGAATTTATTTCTAAAACTTGCAATTGTGTTCCTGTGGCTAGTTTAGATTACTTCACACCAGATAAGTTAGGTTATGCTGAAAACGTCGTTACAGAGTCTATTGGGTATGGTGAAATTGTTAAAATTACAGGTGTGGAATCAAAGAATACCATTTCTGTTTTGTTGAGAGCTTCAAATAATCTTATGTTAGACGAAGCGGAAAGGTCGCTACACGATGCGCTCTGTGTTGTTCGAAGCTTAATTAAAGAGAAGGCTATTTTACCTGGAGGCGCTGCCCCTGAAATGGAGCTATCCCAAAAATTGTACCAGTGGGCAAATACTCTCAAGGGCTCGAAACAAATTTGCGTTAAAGCCTTTTCAGATGCATTGGAATTAATCCCCTACACCTTAGCAGAAAACGCAGGACTCTCACCACTTCACATTGTCACAGAATTGAGGAACAAACATGCAGAGGGACATAAGTACTTTGGGATAAACATTCGCACGGGCACCATATCTAACATGATTGATGAAAACGTCATACAACCGTTGCTAGTCACCTCCACGGCAATTAAGTTGGCTACCGAGACGGTCATGATGATTCTGAAAATTGATGACACCGTCATTTGTAGGTAA
- a CDS encoding U3 small nucleolar RNA-associated protein 21, putative produces the protein MGVEKNPPHVALKLSDVFAAEKKSPQENPQKHQHRNQPSNEESAEKSKNILNKYRVTKLNNGEIKNIYVKNEFFKGSSRFRVNGLKQENLVVRSAPKGGDDSTNGDPAKDGNEEDAQEQIDDSVKFDRRKIHKQSNLLMSNGTIGLIVHNGIMCLSMKGQQCFVITSAKNAFYVLDPHKLRKAYTSEHYPEDIQNLYCANGYVYVIFRKKVYKVNESGGKKIFSLEDDLHNIVNILTVYDYLLTYSKKEIVIWNDVHKEGCDSDGFVSDSCSEVGQGDEWGEENPDQEKSAKEGQDSFIEEKAAMEVQDAPLTGDTTLSDSPNVRKHLFKRILLFDDNSDVEIRSVIHPPGYINKVIILTSENKIYLYNINKEKIIHQYSSFQSVNLKSEKNVKFMTLTTKKDELCIVTSTNELYIIHTERDELVYSKNVHMYEDKITCVQFYNYTLNGESVSIILVGTELGKIIMIDSNSSNYFILRDAHDCVKAILIPPQGGYIFTVGQRDNKINLFNLHKATFTLNIMKKRNSCVGFINNIKYLDDEKFKIVVSANEQNKREGNLYIINPHCPEQNKDFSWNKKINLIDRTIIDFDINPNRHYDWNNILVCVRDSQRVYLASSYKKTIDNVFLALPGDVISGDSKKHIQSRGKGGAKKTGQGVELQGDDPNGVREGLFGWIHNLSNHTQEGPSESKGEEYKIFEDYNQQGDLEQDEGKMGRRRKSATSVLISTCGHIGIVGYNDGEIHSFNMQSATYRNEYKVNKYSFKSKAHLNGDILKLYRYGISNFVSASNSKEDLYLRVWNIYTSELIYSYCIRKEYLNSGHFKSNQKNDEVTIGSFYHFNILTVVCLSNNHTVILDIEQKSITRRFDFAYAVTNATFSADNRLILFALKNKTILVYEIISNTFIDYLLFKSDITSMVYNDVYLYTAHSAVENYLYSFTNKNLFNNNNYVVNDYRSFGAFLMEELYDGESTINYPEPTVGELIGMDCDVDDEYLNGNTTGVGDSSSNTHPMTNHKGTLKSAHLIEPYKSSEKQINKNLLTMSGVSMSKIAYIIFLDKIKENCRIQESVKKNEEIPFFLSAQMDKNIEYADGKELEFLQNITKGMTDAEEEEAAERDEVVADTINEAVANTIDEVAANTIDEAVANTIDEVVEQVGNKEDNQVDIPGDGHANPTEKPRKTKNNKNRHITKVDKIEMPMSKLQEMLAQDEDSYINVLKYLMGLSPSGVHFNILCLSSKEELENMMNFFIYHVKTNDNIDLIQAYILIFLKAHGKKLLKMKDKKLRNTTEVLLQEIQSSWSNINFLFESVIFFIKFLTNIQLE, from the exons ATGGGCGTAGAGAAGAACCCCCCTCACGTGGCGCTCAAACTGAGTGACGTTTTTGCCGCAGAAAAGAAATCCCCCCAAGAGAACCCTCAGAAGCACCAACATAGGAACCAACCAAGCAATGAGGAATCCGCAGAAAAGTCCAAAAACATACTGAACAAGTACAGAGTGACGAAATTGAACAATGGAGagattaaaaatatttatgtaaAGAATGAATTCTTCAAGGGTTCATCAAGGTTTAGAGTGAATGGACTAAAGCAAGAAAATTTAGTTGTAAGGAGTGCCCCCAAAGGAGGCGATGACTCCACGAATGGAGACCCAGCAAAGGATgggaatgaagaagatgcCCAGGAACAAATTGACGACTCGGTTAAATTtgatagaagaaaaattcacaaaCAGAGCAACCTTCTTATGTCAAATGGGACCATCGGACTAATTGTGCACAACGGAATAATGTGCTTATCCATGAAAGGGCAACAATGTTTCGTCATCACAAGTGCcaaaaatgcattttatgTCCTGGACCCACATAAACTTAGGAAGGCATATACATCCGAGCACTACCCAGAGGATATACAAAATCTGTATTGTGCTAATGGGTACGTCTACGTGATTTTCCGAAAAAAGGTTTACAAGGTCAATGAGTcaggtgggaaaaaaatcttctcCTTGGAGGATGATTTGCATAATATTGTGAATATCTTGACTGTATATGATTACCTGCTAACGTATAGCAAGAAGGAGATAGTCATATGGAACGACGTGCACAAGGAGGGGTGCGATAGCGATGGTTTCGTTAGTGACTCCTGCAGTGAGGTGGGTCAGGGGGATGAGTGGGGGGAAGAGAACCCTGATCAGGAGAAATCAGCCAAGGAGGGACAAGACTCATTTATTGAAGAGAAAGCAGCCATGGAGGTGCAAGACGCCCCCCTCACAGGAGACACAACCTTGAGTGATTCCCCAAACGTAAGGAAGCACCTATTCAAAAGGATCCTCCTATTTGACGACAACTCCGATGTGGAAATACGCTCCGTGATCCATCCCCCAGGGTACATAAACAAAGTGATCATACTAAcaagtgaaaataaaatatatctgTACAACATaaataaggagaaaatcaTCCACCAATATAGCTCTTTCCAGAGCGTCAAtttaaaaagcgaaaaaaacgtaaaattTATGACTCTCACAACGAAGAAGGATGAACTGTGCATTGTAACATCAACGAATGAACTTTACATAATACACACGGAGAGGGACGAATTGGTGTActcaaaaaatgtacatatgtatgaaGACAAAATTACCTGTGTGCAATTTTACAATTACACGCTTAATGGTGAAAGCGTATCCATCATTTTGGTAGGTACTGAAttaggaaaaattattatgatCGACTCAAACAGCAGTAACTATTTCATTTTGAGAGATGCTCACGATTGTGTGAAGGCCATATTGATACCTCCTCAAGGGGGATACATTTTCACGGTGGGACAAAGAGACAACAAAATAAATCTATTCAATTTGCATAAGGCTACATTCACCCTGAATAtcatgaagaaaagaaacagTTGCGTTGGATTCAtcaataatataaaatatctagatgatgaaaaatttaaaatagtTGTTTCTGCAAATGAGCAAAATAAACGGGAAGGAAATCTCTATATCATAAATCCACATTGCCCTGAACAGAATAAAGACTTTtcatggaacaaaaaaattaacctcATAGATAGGACCATTATCGACTTTGATATTAATCCTAATAGGCACTACGATTGGAATAATATCCTTGTGTGTGTGAGGGATTCTCAGCGTGTTTACCTAGCCTCCTCCTATAAGAAGACCATAGACAACGTTTTTTTGGCCCTTCCCGGCGATGTCATTAGTGGGGATTCTAAAAAGCACATACAGAGTAGGGGTAAGGggggtgcaaaaaaaacaggGCAAGGAGTAGAATTACAGGGGGATGACCCCAACGGAGTGAGGGAGGGACTCTTCGGCTGGATACATAACCTGTCGAATCACACACAAGAAGGTCCCAGCGAATCCAAAGGGGAGGAATACAAAATTTTTGAAGACTACAATCAACAAGGCGACCTTGAAcaggatgaaggaaaaatgggaaggagaagaaaaagtgcaaCGAGCGTTTTGATATCTACGTGTGGACACATTGGCATCGTGGGCTACAACGACGGGGAAATTCATTCCTTCAACATGCAATCCGCAACTTACAGAAATGAATACAAGGTGAATAAGTACTCCTTCAAATCAAAGGCACATCTAAATGGAGATATTTTAAAACTGTACCGATATGGCATAAGTAATTTTGTGTCCGCTTCAAACAGCAAGGAAGACCTTTACCTTAGGGTGTGGAATATATACACCAGTGAGTTAATATACTCCTACTGTATTAGAAAGGAGTACCTAAATAGTGGTCATTTTAAAAGTAATcagaaaaatgatgaagttACCATCGGTTCCTTCTACCATTTTAATATCCTCACTGTGGTGTGCCTTTCAAATAACCACACTGTCATCCTAGACATTGAACAGAAATCTATAACCAGAAGGTTTGACTTTGCATATGCAGTTACCAATGCTACTTTCAGTGCAGACAACAGATTAATTCTATTCGCTCTGAAGAATAAAACTATACTAGTGTACGAAATTATATCTAACACTTTTATCGACTACTTATTATTCAAAAGTGACATCACCTCCATGGTGTACAATGACGTTTATTTGTACACTGCACACAGCGCTGTGGAAAATTATCTTTACTCCTTTActaataaaaatttgtttaacAACAACAACTACGTCGTTAATGATTATCGATCCTTTGGTGCCTTCCTGATGGAGGAATTGTATGACGGGGAAAGCACCATCAATTATCCAGAACCAACTGTGGGAGAACTCATTGGGATGGATTGCGACGTGGATGATGAATATCTGAATGGCAACACCACTGGAGTAGGCGACTCCTCTAGTAACACCCACCCAATGACCAACCATAAGGGAACGCTAAAATCGGCGCACTTAATCGAACCGTACAAATCCAGCGaaaaacaaatcaacaaAAATTTACTCACCATGTCGGGGGTTAGCATGTCGAAAATTGCCTATATTATCTTCTTAGATAAGATAAAAGAAAACTGCAGGATACAAGagagcgtaaaaaaaaatgaagaaatccCCTTTTTCCTCAGTGCCCAGATGGATAAAAATATAGAGTATGCAGATGGGAAGGAATTGgagtttttgcaaaatatcaCCAAAGGGATGACCGACgcggaggaggaggaggctGCGGAGCGGGACGAAGTGGTTGCCGATACGATTAACGAAGCGGTTGCCAATACAATTGACGAAGTGGCTGCCAATACAATTGACGAAGCGGTTGCCAATACAATTGACGAAGTGGTTGAGCAAGTGGGAAACAAGGAAGATAACCAGGTGGACATCCCTGGAGATGGTCACGCGAATCCCACAGAGAAACCTCGCAAAACGAAAAACAACAAGAACAGACACATCACCAAGGTGGATAAAATTGAAATGCCCATGTCTAAGCTGCAGGAAATGCTTGCCCAAGACGAGGACTCATACATCA ACGTCTTGAAGTACTTGATGGGACTCTCCCCATCCGGGGTGCACTTCAACATCCTCTGCTTAAGCTCCAAGGAAGAG ttgGAAAACATGATGAACTTCTTCATTTATCATGTCAAGACGAACGACAACATCGACCTGATTcaagcatatatattaatatttttaaaa gcaCACGGCAAAAAGCTGCTGAAaatgaaagacaaaaaaCTTAGGAACACGACAGAAGTGCTGCTGCAAGAAATACAATCGAGTTGGTCGAATATAAATTTCTTATTTGAaagtgttattttttttatcaagttTTTAACAAATATACAGCTGGAGTGA
- a CDS encoding DNA helicase, putative, with product MGTFNFGKHNGKTYEEVFEKDKSYVTWVKNLETPTGSLIHFKEYVLEREKEEQGRQVPSPGHLGHHNTLGRKSNGNWSRGQGWEGASCNGRRESGGADTYRSRSSFDQSPSAVLKGMDTPKGSYKNEGYQKTDKSVNKMNSREYKMYEQGIMNEINKSYNKSEKGEKVEFDIIVAFEIFSVDTFKIVQMDNNSTGSGRKYASFKNYLPKELFKILSEFNPTLKKLNNYSCTTFEADKYEYVLSNLKEKCTILGGVQSIPNFLLKCFKLYSRFSEPQKVSEMTANILTNTLCPYTEKNYDKMDILVGEKLSAELKNFQREGVYFGLKKNGRVLIGDEMGLGKTLQALALMAFYQEDWPFIVVCPSSIRFQWKDQALRWLSHLLSENEICVVKSGKTDIPRNCKMIIISYELMTKNDKYQNKYKSIVCDESHYLKNSFSKRTKAITPIIRSAKRCVLLSGTPALNKPSELYEQVSSIIPDLFNYNEFCERYCFRDKNMYTRKFEYVGCKHTEELHLFLTNTIMIRRLKKDVLKELPEKLRSKIPVEIPPKELSEILTYQRMLEGKKNINLEDDLDGFPLTGGANEYGYGRTNIDTPNRIDEENVSISHLFKITGYAKVKAIKEYITYLIDADIKFLLFCHHKLVMDEIDKFLTEKKCMFIRIDGLTPIDKRELYIKSFQNDDKIKIALLSLTACGLGLNLTAANTVVFGELYWVPGQIIQAEDRAHRIGTTHEVINIHYLIAQKTIDETVWRIINRKWNTLTTALNGMEDSLNVKEVNKFDRFMLDLTNDANKSYPTSLVTTPKVRRKSFEHNKPFEGASSNTKRERDIRDFFKPSERSAEKSDCVKKRSYDTPTKDFSSDNASPNIFSKRYKTELH from the coding sequence ATGGGGACCTTCAATTTTGGTAAGCATAACGGGAAGACCTACGAGGAGGTATTTGAGAAGGATAAATCCTACGTGACATGGGTGAAGAACCTAGAGACACCCACAGGGTCACTAATCCACTTTAAGGAATATGTCTTAGagagggaaaaggaggaacaagGGCGGCAGGTGCCGTCCCCAGGGCATCTTGGCCATCATAACACCTTGGGTAGAAAATCCAATGGGAACTGGTCGCGTGGCCAGGGATGGGAAGGTGCCAGCTGTAATGGACGCCGCGAAAGTGGAGGAGCGGACACCTACCGAAGTAGAAGCTCGTTTGATCAAAGTCCCAGTGCAGTGCTAAAAGGGATGGATACTCCCAAAGGaagttacaaaaatgaaggataTCAGAAAACAGATAAATcagtgaacaaaatgaatagcagagaatataaaatgtatgaacaagGCATAATgaatgaaataaacaaaagctataataaaagtgaaaagggagaaaaagtcgAATTTGACATCATAGTGGCGTTTGAAATTTTCAGCGTTGATACATTTAAGATTGTGCAAATGGATAATAACAGCACTGGAAGTGGTAGGAAATATGCTAGCTTTAAAAACTACCTCCCAAAAGAGCTCTTCAAAATATTGTCCGAATTTAATCCAACATTAAAGAAATTGAACAACTACTCCTGCACCACATTCGAAGCAGACAAGTACGAATACGTGTTGTCCAATTTGAAGGAGAAGTGTACCATCTTGGGAGGTGTACAGAGCATCCCCAATTTCCTTCTAAAGTGTTTCAAGCTGTATAGCCGATTTTCAGAGCCGCAAAAGGTTTCCGAAATGACTGCTAATATTCTAACGAATACTTTATGTCCATacacggaaaaaaattatgacaaAATGGATATCCTTGTGGGAGAAAAACTAAGtgcagaattaaaaaattttcaaagggaGGGAGTTTATtttggtttaaaaaaaaatgggcgcGTGTTAATAGGTGATGAAATGGGATTGGGAAAAACGTTACAAGCTTTAGCTCTCATGGCATTTTATCAAGAAGATTGGCCATTCATTGTTGTTTGTCCATCGTCCATTCGGTTTCAGTGGAAAGACCAGGCACTACGATGGTTATCTCACCTATTGtcggaaaatgaaatatgtGTTGTGAAGAGCGGAAAAACAGACATCCCcagaaattgcaaaatgatCATAATTTCCTATGAATTAATGacaaaaaatgataagtATCAGAATAAGTACAAATCCATCGTGTGTGATGAATCCCACTATTTGAAAAACTCCTTTTCAAAGAGAACAAAAGCAATCACCCCCATTATAAGGAGTGCCAAGAGGTGTGTCCTGCTATCAGGTACCCCAGCTTTAAACAAACCATCCGAATTGTACGAACAGGTGTCTAGTATTATTCCTGATCTTTTTAATTACAATGAGTTCTGTGAAAGATATTGTTTTAGGgacaaaaatatgtacacgaGAAAGTTCGAATATGTTGGATGCAAACACACAGAGGAGTTACACCTATTTCTGACAAACACAATTATGATAAggagattaaaaaaagatgTTTTGAAGGAACTGCCTGAAAAACTCAGATCAAAAATTCCTGTGGAAATACCTCCAAAGGAATTAAGCGAAATTCTTACCTACCAAAGAATGTTAGAAGGCAAAAAGAATATTAACCTTGAAGACGATTTGGACGGTTTTCCACTGACAGGTGGGGCTAATGAGTACGGGTATGGCCGAACCAATATTGACACGCCCAATCGGATTGACGAAGAAAATGTCTCCATTTCACACCTATTCAAAATAACGGGTTATGCAAAAGTGAAAGCTATAAAGGAATACATCACCTACCTTATCGATGCGGACATCAAgttccttctcttctgtCACCACAAATTAGTGATGGATGAAATTGACAAATTTCTtacagagaaaaaatgcatgTTTATACGAATAGATGGATTAACACCCATTGATAAGAGAGAACTATACATTAAGAGTTTCCAAAATgatgacaaaataaaaattgcgtTATTGTCACTGACTGCCTGTGGATTAGGGTTAAACCTAACAGCTGCGAATACAGTAGTTTTTGGAGAGTTGTACTGGGTACCTGGACAAATAATACAAGCAGAAGATCGAGCACACAGAATTGGTACTACCCATGAAGTTATCAACATCCATTATTTAATTGCACAAAAAACCATTGATGAAACTGTTTGGAGAATCATTAACAGAAAGTGGAACACGCTTACTACAGCCTTAAATGGAATGGAAGACTcattaaatgtgaaggagGTAAATAAGTTCGACAGATTTATGTTAGACCTAACGAACGATGCAAATAAATCCTATCCCACGTCGTTGGTCACAACCCCTAAAGTTAGGAGGAAGTCATTCGAACATAATAAACCTTTTGAAGGAGCCAGTAGTAACACCAAACGGGAGAGAGACATACGCGATTTCTTCAAGCCGAGTGAGAGGTCCGCCGAAAAGTCCGATTGTGTTAAAAAGAGGTCATACGACACTCCAACGAAAGATTTCTCTTCGGACAATGCATCTCCAAATATTTTCAGCAAGCGGTACAAAACGGAGTTACACTAG
- a CDS encoding dynein light chain, putative — MEGGEVKKYSSKFDIKGICMTSENCEKVCRICLKAIRENKLEKDIASQIKNKCENDEFLNKENSDENTNYLHMEDSLKNNNIGSWQCIVGKNFAFSINYQFNCMLYFQHKISKLVILVYKSV; from the coding sequence ATGGAAGGGGGTGAGGTGAAGAAATATTCGTCCAAGTTCGACATAAAGGGGATTTGTATGACCAGCGAGAACTGTGAAAAGGTGTGCAGGATTTGTTTGAAGGCAATTCGGGAAAACAAGCTGGAGAAGGATATAGCTagccaaataaaaaataaatgcgaaaatgatgagttcctaaataaagaaaattcaGATGAGAACACCAATTATCTGCATATGGAAGAcagtttaaaaaataataacattGGATCTTGGCAGTGCATCGTCGGAAAGAACTTTGCCTTTTCTATAAACTACCAGTTTAACTGTATGTTGTATTTCCAGCACAAAATTTCCAAGTTGGTCATTTTGGTGTATAAGTCGGTTTGA
- a CDS encoding glutamate--tRNA ligase, putative: protein MKYALVLLNLLVAYTNGMVKYSGSIQFLFIPNINGQQILLPHKGGGKKRCFVINEERSVFSKSENKWRERKNILKGEKGNNPCAEPRLRFAPSPTGFLHVGGCRTFLYNYILAKQLKGSLILRLEDTDVERNAQDSFNEIVKDLRWLNLSWDEGPDVGGAYGPYKQSEKIELYKKIAHEFVNEGKAYFCFCTKDELSEKKEKAKLARTKYTYDRACRDLSHEMVKQNMLKGKPYTIRFKSPIGRKIILSDILKNEIVDSVNEDFIILRSDSSPTYNFSASVDDHLMRISHVIRGVEHISNTFKQILVLEALRARIPLYAHVPVITTVQKKKISKRNNEYLVRNLREEGFKPDCVINYMGTLGWGSVSKREFYTLDELIASFDLRALNKSALVFDIKKLKWMNKKYLLAQEFETYVREAEQFLIQKKVIKEGCTEFVRLCIRVFKDDVHNYEELGRYIMEAISYDHLAHPFEKNNEKLKKVATKLCHWWEGNRSSVNCNEDFFSENFDTLIGLVTEGTNMKKNEILLNVRFLLTFQNRGVPFVHLLQLWALAKRSKVPNYVPLEDRIRHLTQVFTR from the exons ATGAAATATGCCCTTGTTCTCCTGAACCTCCTTGTGGCATATACAAATGGAATGGTAAAATATAGTGGGTCcattcaatttttatttataccgAACATAAATGGCCAACAAATTTTATTACCCcataaagggggggggaaaaaacgcTGTTTTGTTATAAATGAAGAGAGGAGCGTATTTTCCAAAAGTGAGAACAAGTGGAGAGAGAGAAAGAATAttctcaaaggggaaaagggcaACAATCCTTGTGCCGAACCGAGGTTGAGGTTTGCGCCAAGTCCAACAGGATTTCTACATGTTGGGGGGTGTAGGACCTTcttatataattatattttggcTAAGCAGTTGAAGGGGTCCCTAATCCTTCGGCTTGAAGACACAGACGTGGAGAGAAATGCGCAAGATTCATTTAACGAAATTGTTAAAGATTTAAG GTGGCTGAACCTAAGCTGGGATGAAGGTCCAGACGTGGGGGGGGCATACGGGCCATACAAGCAGTCCGAGAAAATAGAGCTCTACAA AAAAATAGCCCATGAATTTGTCAATGAGGGAAAGGCCTACTTCTGCTTTTGCACGAAGGATGAGTTATccgaaaagaaggagaag GCCAAGCTGGCAAGGACGAAATACACGTATGACCGAGCATGCCGGGACTTAAGCCATGAGATGGTTAAGCAAAACATGTTGAAAGGGAAGCCATACACCATACGATTCAAATCACCCATAGGCAGAAAAATTATACTAAgtgatattttaaaaaatgaaattgttGATTCGGTGAATGAGGATTTTATTATTCTCAGAAGTGACTCTTCCCCTACGTATAATTTCTCAGCCTCCGTGGATGACCATTTGATGAGGATATCTCACGTGATACGTGGGGTGGAGCATATTTCAAATACATTCAA GCAAATTTTGGTGCTGGAGGCCCTACGCGCGCGTATCCCCCTTTACGCCCATGTTCCCGTCATAACGACCgtgcagaagaagaaaattagcAAGCGGAATAATGAGTACCTGGTGCGGAACTTGAG GGAGGAGGGGTTTAAGCCCGACTGCGTAATTAACTACATGGGGACCCTCGGATGGGGCAGTGTTTCGAAGAG GGAGTTCTATACCCTGGATGAGCTCATAGCTAGCTTTGACTTGCGTGCGCTAAACAAATCCGCACTTGTGTTTGACATAAAGAAGCTTAAATGGATGAACAAAAAGTACCTGTTAGCACAGGAATTCGAAACATATGTACGAGAAGCAGAGCAGTTTTTAATTCAGAAAAAAGTTATAAAAGAAGGATGCACTGAATTCGTACGTTTATGCATTAGGGTGTTTAAGGATGATGTGCATAATTATGAAGAGCTGGGAAGGTACATTATGGAGGCAATTTCTTATGACCACTTAGCTCATccgtttgaaaaaaataatgaaaagcTAAAAAAGGTAGCCACCAAATTATGTCATTGGTGGGAGGGAAATAGAAGTAGCGTAAACTGCAATGAAGATTTCTTTTCAGAAAATTTCGACACGCTGATAGGACTTGTAACGGAAGGTACcaatatgaaaaagaatgaaattttattaaatgttcgttttcttttaaccTTCCAAAATAGGGGTGTTCCATTTGTGCACTTGTTACAATTGTGGGCATTGGCGAAAAGAAGCAAAGTGCCAAATTATGTGCCACTGGAGGATAGAATTCGGCATCTTACGCAGGTATTTACTCGGTGA